A region from the Serinibacter arcticus genome encodes:
- the treZ gene encoding malto-oligosyltrehalose trehalohydrolase has product MTGALRVWAPSVATAAVATEGSTTPLVAVGDGWWEGPALRHGQDYAFHLDGGDARPDPRSAWQPHGVHGASRWFDASEHPWSDGSWAGRDARGAVTYELHLGTFTPEGDLDAAITRLPHLVDLGVEMVELMPVAAFNGAHGWGYDGVALWAVHGPYGGPAALQRFVDAAHAHGLGVCLDVVYNHLGPSGNYLAEFGPYFTDTHHTPWGSAVNLDAPGSAEVRRFVIENALRWLRDFHVDALRLDAVHALADTSERHVLAELSDAVAALAHEVGRPLSLVAESDLNDAIMVTPTDRGGRGMTAQWDDDVHHALHAMLEREQHGYYVDFGDASTFAAAVRDVFVHNGTFSTFRGEDWGSPVPDDVDPEAFVVFSTNHDQVGNRAIGDRPGGRCGTAASDPAPLAAAAALVLCSPFTPMLFMGEEWAATSPFQFFTDHPEAELGAAVSEGRLREFGGHGWAEVYGEDVEVPDPQDHGTFERSRLRWEEIELPGHAAMLAWHRALIDLRRTEPALARGDRHLTTVTVDPQDDGWIALHRLAPDGTSPGIAVVVNLGDDTVLVPLDGAAPVLVWDEATEVGADGVRLPARSVAVVRTPVAA; this is encoded by the coding sequence GTGACCGGGGCGCTCCGTGTCTGGGCGCCGTCGGTCGCCACGGCCGCCGTGGCCACCGAGGGCTCCACCACGCCGCTCGTCGCCGTCGGCGACGGCTGGTGGGAGGGTCCCGCGCTGCGGCACGGTCAGGACTACGCGTTCCACCTCGACGGCGGGGACGCCCGCCCCGACCCGCGCAGCGCCTGGCAGCCCCACGGCGTGCACGGTGCGAGCCGCTGGTTCGACGCGTCGGAGCACCCCTGGTCCGACGGCTCCTGGGCCGGTCGTGACGCCCGGGGCGCCGTGACCTACGAGCTCCACCTCGGCACCTTCACGCCCGAGGGCGACCTCGACGCGGCCATCACCCGGCTGCCGCACCTGGTGGACCTCGGGGTCGAGATGGTCGAGCTGATGCCCGTCGCGGCGTTCAACGGCGCGCACGGCTGGGGCTACGACGGCGTCGCGCTCTGGGCCGTGCACGGGCCGTACGGCGGCCCGGCCGCCCTGCAGCGGTTCGTCGACGCGGCCCACGCCCACGGCCTGGGCGTCTGCCTCGACGTCGTCTACAACCACCTGGGACCGTCGGGGAACTACCTGGCGGAGTTCGGTCCGTACTTCACCGACACCCACCACACCCCGTGGGGCTCGGCGGTCAACCTCGACGCCCCCGGCAGCGCCGAGGTGCGCCGGTTCGTGATCGAGAACGCGCTGCGGTGGCTGCGGGACTTCCACGTCGACGCCCTGCGGCTGGACGCGGTCCACGCTCTCGCGGACACCTCGGAGCGGCACGTCCTGGCGGAGCTGTCCGACGCCGTCGCCGCGCTGGCGCACGAGGTCGGGCGCCCGCTCTCGCTGGTCGCGGAGTCCGACCTCAACGACGCGATCATGGTCACGCCGACCGACCGCGGCGGGCGCGGGATGACCGCGCAGTGGGACGACGACGTGCACCACGCCCTGCACGCGATGCTCGAGCGCGAGCAGCACGGCTACTACGTCGACTTCGGCGACGCGTCGACGTTCGCCGCGGCCGTCCGCGACGTGTTCGTGCACAACGGCACCTTCTCGACGTTCCGCGGCGAGGACTGGGGCTCCCCCGTGCCCGACGACGTGGACCCGGAGGCCTTCGTCGTGTTCTCCACGAACCACGACCAGGTGGGCAACCGCGCGATCGGCGACCGCCCCGGTGGCCGGTGCGGCACCGCGGCGTCCGACCCGGCGCCGCTCGCGGCCGCCGCCGCGCTCGTGCTCTGCTCCCCCTTCACCCCCATGCTGTTCATGGGTGAGGAGTGGGCGGCGACGAGCCCGTTCCAGTTCTTCACGGACCACCCGGAGGCCGAGCTGGGCGCCGCTGTCTCGGAGGGGCGCCTGCGCGAGTTCGGCGGTCACGGCTGGGCCGAGGTCTACGGCGAGGACGTCGAGGTGCCCGACCCGCAGGACCACGGGACGTTCGAGCGCTCGCGGCTGCGGTGGGAGGAGATCGAGCTCCCCGGCCACGCCGCGATGCTGGCGTGGCACCGGGCGCTGATCGACCTTCGACGCACCGAGCCCGCCCTCGCCCGGGGGGACCGCCACCTCACGACGGTGACGGTCGACCCCCAGGACGACGGCTGGATCGCGCTGCACCGGCTGGCCCCCGACGGGACGAGCCCGGGCATCGCCGTCGTGGTCAACCTCGGTGACGACACGGTCCTGGTCCCGCTCGACGGCGCCGCCCCGGTGCTGGTCTGGGACGAGGCGACCGAGGTCGGGGCCGACGGCGTGCGGCTGCCCGCGCGCTCGGTCGCGGTGGTGCGCACGCCCGTCGCGGCCTGA